One stretch of Argiope bruennichi chromosome 3, qqArgBrue1.1, whole genome shotgun sequence DNA includes these proteins:
- the LOC129963794 gene encoding leukemia inhibitory factor receptor-like gives MNCLRSLDVIWAILFFFAFVQTSRSCWGPGSLQYGYTTSDYDLNVGSDLIVDCILESGILPNINVSVNSSYLIFQRDSNHQIFSSYTHQIDKLTSQLRIPNANVSDSGLYHCQIVFPDNSKHLVCSTKVFVGYPPKNVSNFKCISRNFDNLTCTWEIESSYIKTTYTLTVNLLSDDISMHCPEPNNDTFCQWTEDTNPPYFTMIRNLTFVINGNNSLGTIENIFKFDHFAIVIPNSPEKLTAIDVGQKSFTVEWSPPNIPRSFEKPALFYQVWLEELEPNPGNKTVIDVGAEKLNFTFENLLPVSKYNVSVRCRSNYTFDEDMWSPFISTVIKTYPYVSHLFMK, from the exons ATGAATTGTCTGCGAAGTCTCGATGTAATATGGGCGATTCTCTTCTTTTTTGCTTTTGTACAAACTTCGAGATCTTGCTGGGGTCCTGGATCTTTGCAGTATGGAT aCACAACTTCAGATTATGATCTCAATGTTGGCTCTGATTTGATTGTTGACTGCATTCTCGAATCTGGAATTCTTCCAAACATCAATGTTTCTGTAAATTCATCATACTTGATATTCCAAAGAGATAGTAATCACCAGATATTTTCCAGTTATACTCATCAAATAGATAAGCTTACATCACAGTTGAGAATACCCAATGCTAATGTGAGTGATTCTGGATTGTATCATTGTCAAATTGTTTTTCCTGACAACAGCAAACATCTTGTATGCAGCACAAAGGTTTTTGTTGGAt ATCCCCCCAAAAACGTGAGTAACTTCAAGTGCATCAGCAGAAATTTTGACAATTTGACTTGTACATGGGAGATTGAATCGAGCTATATAAAAACTACTTATACATTGACAGTTAATCTACTTTCTGATGA tattagtaTGCACTGTCCTGAACCCAACAATGATACATTCTGTCAGTGGACAGAGGATACGAATCCACCTTATTTTACTATGATAAGAAATCTTACATTTGTTATTAATGGGAATAACAGTTTGGGTACTATAgagaatatattcaaatttgaCCATTTTGCAATAG TGATTCCTAATAGTCCTGAAAAATTAACTGCAATAGATGTTGGACAGAAATCGTTTACTGTTGAATGGTCACCACCCAATATTCCTCGTAGTTTTGAAAAGCCTGCTTTATTTTATCAAGTGTGGCTTGAAGAACTTGAACCCAATCCTGGAAATAAAAct gttaTTGACGTAGgagcagaaaaattaaatttcacatttgaGAATTTGCTTCCTGTCTCTAAATACAATGTGTCTGTGCGATGCAGATCAAATTATACTTTTGATGAAGATATGTGGAGTCCATTTATATCAACTGTAATAAAAACTTATCCATATG TGTCTCATTTATTCATGAAATGA